A genomic window from Silene latifolia isolate original U9 population chromosome Y, ASM4854445v1, whole genome shotgun sequence includes:
- the LOC141629168 gene encoding uncharacterized protein LOC141629168 — protein sequence MYFDGAASQDGAGAGVVFVTPQNHLMPYAFTLTQLCTNNMAEYQTLIPGLQMAIEIGVRDMDIYGDSKLVVNQVLGEYEVKKEDLIPYHHHALQLLNQLDDVHVGHVPRSANKLADALANLAATLALGAEEYMQVPVCNRWVVSSLEGE from the coding sequence ATGTACTTTGACGGTGCCGCAAGCCAAGATGGAGCTGGAGCTGGAGTTGTAttcgtaactccacaaaatcatcttATGCCATATGCCTTTACACTCACTCAGTTGTGCACAAATAATATGGCAGAATACCAAACTCTCATACCCGGTCTTCAAATGGCGATCGAAATAGGTGTCAGGGATATGGACATATATGGAGACTCAAAGCTGGTGGTCAACCAAGTCCTTGGTGAATATGAAGTGaaaaaggaagacttgattccCTACCATCACCATGCATTACAACTGCTGAATCAACTTGACGACGTCCATGTTGGTCATGTGCCAAGAAGTGCCAATAAGTTGGCTGACGCGCTTGCTAATCTTGCAGCCACTTTAGCACTTGGGGCAGAAGAGTATATGCAAGTCCCAGTCTGCAATCGTTGGGTAGTATCATCGCTTGAAGGAGAATAA